ACCACTTGCCAGAAACTGGCGGCCAAGCTGATTAGACTTTAGGCCCCTCTGAGAAGGAGAATGGGCCTGTCCCAAGACAGAACTCTATCACGAGCAGGGTGAGGTGGCTCCAGCACCCTAAAGACAGGAACTGGAACTTGAACAGAGGGACTGTGGGTGGGACTCCAGGcgctcctctctgcctctgggacCAAAACCCATGGAGAGGCATAGCCTCAGCCCGTGTCATTTCTCCCCCGTgtcatctctctctgcctctctgtgtcCCTGTGTCTGTCACAGTCCATCTCCCATGTCCCTCTGTATCATTGTCCCTCTGTGGGCCCCTcaacctccctctccctctctcagcctctgcctgcctctcatCCCCCACCCTGTACCCTTGGGGTCTGCTGAGTTAAAGGCGCAGTTGCTGCTGCACAGCAGGCCGCGAAGAACGGAGGAGCACTGAATAAGCAAATATGAGTCTGTTGTGAGGGGCCGAAGCAGGAGAAAGGGGCCCCTGGCTGTGCGTGGTGGACCCGGGATGCAGGGGTCCCGGGCAGCCACTAACCCCACCCTCCCTCCTGCAGATGAACGCGTGGCCCCAGCTGTGAGCGCCCGACGGAGATGCGCTGCCACACCCAGCAGCCCCTGGCCACCAGGATATGCCTGCCTGTCTCTCATCTCTCCTGCCCCAGATAAACGGCTCTGCCTCCCAGCACTgcatgtctgtctggggagggaTGCTGCTGGAGCAGGGGGAGGGGCCCTAGGAGCCCAGCTGTCCAGGCCACCCCCTTGTGGAGGGGGAACAGGAgccaggggcagggtggggtggtgcAGGGAGGCCAGAATCTCAAGCCCAGACCCACCCCCCATCCAGACCTCCTGCAGCCCAGTGTCCTCGGTTAGTTTGGGGTGCCCGGAGAGGCAGACGAGGGACAAAGACTGTAAGATATTTATTGGGGAAAACACAAAACACATGTGGAGGGTCGGCTGGTGTGggctctgtctcctgagaaaggaagaggggaggaagggggccaggcaggatgagtcTTCAACCATAAGGAGCTTCCAGGAAGGTTTCCGTCCCAAGGCCGAGGGCTGCAGTCGTCCAGCGTTGGTGGGAAGCGGGGCAAGCTGCTGCTGGCCCAAGGGCCGCAGGATCCCATGGGCTGGCGGGTGGGCAGCAGAGACTGTCAGACAGTGGCAGAAGGACAGATGAGGGGCTCGGCTGCCCGTGAATCGGCCCCCCCAGCCCAGCTGGAGTCTCAGCTGAGGCCACCCCCACTCATCCCCACCCCCTCAGTCTAGACCCCCACTAATCACAGCCTGGGACCTACACTCAACTCAGGGTGCCCATTAGCCCAAGTACCTCTCAGCTCAGATCTTCTGCACTTACCCCAGGGCCTCTCCCATTCCAAACGCCTGTCCCCTCGCATCCCCCGTGATCACAGcgcagcgccccccccccccccggtcaGCCCAAGACccccccaaaacacacacacacattcccagcACCGCGCCCTCTGCTTCATGCTTCTCAGAAAAGAGACTGAGCATCTCTGTGCTAAGTCTGTATTGAGGGGCCCCTCCAGGGGGCGCCCCTAATCATCTTCGTCCCCCCCTTCCGTTTCTTCGCCCCCTTCCGTCCCCTCCCCCTCAGTGCCCCCAGAGGTATCCTGGGTCCCCTCCGTGGGCGGGGCGGTGGGGATGCTGCCGACAGAGGGCGTCTTCTTTTCACTCGGAGTCCGGtccttggacaacaaagagacCGTCCTGGACAGGTTGCACTTGCCCTTCAGGAACCAGGGCAGCCGCAGCATGTCGTGTCGCCTGGCCCACCTGGCAGGGAAGGGACACCGTCAGTCGCGCCGTACCCCTGCCCCCATGCCCGGGTTAGGGGCGCCCTCCCGCACCCGAGCCCCACTCGCCAGAACAGGCAGATGCTGGtgatgaggaagaggaggccGCCGCACGTCCAGCCCAGCGCCCACATGTGCTTCCGCCGCATGTTCTCTGCGCAGAGCGGGGGCGGTGAGACCCAGGGCTCCCCGCCGCCAGCCCCCACCCCGGGGCCCCGGCTCCCCGCGCACCATCCGGACGCTGGTGGTAGCAGACACCGTCGCGGTAGCAGCATCGGAGACGCAGGCAGAGATTGGGGTTCTCGATTGCCGCCTGGCCCCCGCAACTCTCCCGGTCCCACACGTCTCCTTCACAACCTGGGGGCCCATCACGAGGGGCAGCGTCCTCACGGAGCCCACGGCCGGGCCCGAGGCCGCCTGCCCAGAGCCCACTCCAGCCCGGGCCCCCAGCCCCTGTTCTGTCAGAGCCAGAGTCCAgaccccagccctcctccctcagacccgggggtccagaccccagccctcctccctcagacccgggggtccagaccccagccctcctccctcagacccgggggtccagaccccagccctcctccctcagacccccagcccctcctcctcagacccagggttctctgtccctgGAGGGACCCCGGGTGTCCTCCACTGCTCACTCCATGGGTAGAAGAATCCCTGGATTCCATTCCCATCTGTGAAAGAAAGAGCCCTGTGCGAGACTGGAGGCTGAGGAGGCCCCCGGCTGCGCCCTCCGACCCTCTTGCCAGCGCCCTCACCTGCTGAGCCCTGCATGAGCAGGAGGAGACCCAAAGCTGGGATCCCAGAGCCCACCATCTtgcctccccagcctcctggggCCTCTGTGGGGAGGGACCCTGAAGGCCATCACCCCAGCAACCGGCTtggccccgcccacctccctGCCTGACCCCTGAAGTTCTAAGTTCTGTTGCTAGGGAGCCCCCCTCAGCAGTGGGGAAGCAAAAAAGGGGGGTCACACTGGCCTGGTCACTCCTGGTTGCTAGGGAGTTGCTTCCTTAGCAACCAGGTGGAAGGGGCCTTGGGGGTGGGATGGGTCCCTGGTGTTAGAAGAGTCCCCTCAGCAACCCGGCTGCAAAGCAAGGGGGAGTCTAAATCATCTCCCCTTTGCCAACCAGGGGACCCCAAGAGTGGGCACCCCGAGTCCTCTTGCCAAGGCCTCCCTCTGCTTAGTAAACTGATGCCTGAGGGGAAGGCCCAGGGGGCCCAAAGGCTCCTCAGACCAGGATGCCCTCCCTAGCAaccaggggtggggggcctgaggcCCAGAGGACCTCACTGAGCCCCATTGTTAGGGAGGCTCCCGAGCAACCAGACCTAGGAGGGTGATGAGGAAAATGGGGGTCAGGCCACACAGCTCCTGCCCAGGCGCCCCCTGGTCCCAAGAGCACCCAGGCCCCCAGTGGGGAATGTGTAACCAACCAGAGGGCTGGGCCCCCCAGGATCCAAGAGCTCTGAGGCCTGGTTGGTGGGGCAGGGGATCATAGGAAAGGAGCCCCGTCTAGCGTGTCTCAGTCTCTCCACCCGAAAACGGGGAACCACACCCAGCTGGGGTCCCCAGGCTTCTGGTCCAGCTCCCCAGTGGTGGGGAAGGAGGCCGACCTGGGGACTGGGTTGGGGACTGACCCTGAGTTCTCCCCCGAGCCTGCACTCAGCTCCCAGCCAGGGAGGATGGGGCTCATTGCCCCTGGAGTGGCCTGTCCTCGTGTCCAGATCTGGAGTCTgaatggggaggggctggggttcTGGACCTCTGTGTTCCTGAGGGAAGAGGGGCTGGGGGTCTGGATCCCTGGGTCTAAGGGAGGAGCTGGGGTCTGGACCCCGGGTCTGAGGAGGAGGCATGGGGTCCTGGACCCCCAGGTCTGAgcggggaggggatgggggcCTGGACCCCTGGGTCTGAGGAGGAGGGGCCAGGGGTCCTGACTCAGGTCTGACAGAGGTGGCCCCGGGGGGTCCTGACTCAGTCTGAGGGTGCAGGGGGCAGGGCCGAGGTCTGAGGGCAGCTGACCAGGAGTCCAGAGCCCCCTCCCCAGAAGCCCTGTGAGGCTGCCTCCCGGCCTCCTCACCTCCTGTAAACATCCTGGTGGGTGCTGAGTGGGCCTGGGGTTGCCTTCGTCAGAGATGACACAGGTCAGAGGGGCTCGGcagggggccgggggtgggggtcagAGGGGTTGCAGAGCTGAGGCCCGGCAGCTGCTGACCATTTCCTGTGTCAACATCATCTGGACCCACTTCCCAATTCCCGGGATTCCTCAGGGAtcaaggagggggtggggggcggggccgcACGCCCTGGACCGCGGCTTGGGGCTGGGGGGGCCCACCGTCACGGCCCTCACCGCTAATGACAGGTTTGGGCTGCCTCTGCGGCCCGCCTGCCCCGTCACCCCCCAGAGGCCAGACAGGACCCCCCAGGGACAGACAGACGGACACACACAGCCTCGGACCTGCTGACCTCACACCGGCCAGCTCCACCTCAGCCGGGGGCCAGCCCATGAGCAAGGACCCCATGGGGCCTGTCATCTCCCAGCGGCATCTCACCCCCCCTCCCGCGTCTGTGACCACCCCTCAGCGCCCAAATCCCCTCTGTCTCTCCGGGTCTTTGCCTCTAAGCCCCtgagctcctctctctgtgggccCCAACTTTTTGCTTGTTTGCGTCTCTTTCTCTCTGGTGCCTCAGTGTGGTCCCGTCTCCCTCCGTTTCTCACTGTCATCTCCTGTCATTGTGATTCTCCACCATGTCTTTTCCTGGggtctgtctctgcctctccgcAGAAGTGGCCCGAGTGTCCCCAGCTTCGGGGAAGATCCAGGAGTCCTGAGAACTCCCACCCTCCCGTCCTGAACCCACCAGCCCCCTGCAGCCCGCCCCCTACCCTGGGCGGGGAGATGACTCCCACACCCTCAGGTGGGGGCCGAGGAGGGGGCTGGCGCTGGCGCTGGGCGCGGGCTGCTGACCCATACCCGGACTCCGGACTGCACTCCCCAGATTGTAGCGTGCCCACAAGTTCTCTCCGTCTTCCTTTCGAGAAAGGAGGGTTTCACGCCTGGACGACACCTGGGTCTGCaggaggagggagctgggagctgggctcCTGGACGtgaaggaggaggtggaggctggGGGTCTGGATCCCCGAGAGAGAGGGGGGAGGCTGGGGGTGCATTCTTGTGATCCTCGGCTGAAGCAGCGGGTGGGGGCTGGCACCTCCCCTGTCCTGCCCCCTGTCAGTGGAGGGGCTGCCCTCCAACAGGCtggccccaggcccaggcccccaCACCCCCTCGGGCCAGGCCATCCCCCAGGCTGGTGGCCTGAGTCACCTTGGCTGGCCCCGCCAGTCTGGGGGGGGGCTACGTCAGTTCTCCCCTCACTGACGCAGCCTCGGGCCCCCCACGCTGACTCAGCCGGAAACAGGCCCCCTGAGGGGCGGAGACCCAGTGGTCAGAGGCCTGGGTCCCAGCGCttgcgggggctggggagggcccCCCGGGGGGCCCTGGCAGGGGTGGCCAGGCAGactgagagaggcagagggagctCTCACCTGAGGCGATGAGGTCATGTCCCACCGTGGGGGGCTGTGACCTCACCTCCCCGGGGGCCTCAGCAGTCGCCCCCCAagtggtgggggatgggaggaggccTCCAGCCACCATGCATCCCAAGGGTCCCCCTGGCAGCCGCTCAGCACAGTCTGGGGGCAGCGTGGGGGGTGCTCTGCAGGAACCTTTGACAGTCCTGGTCACCTTTTGACTTCTCACGTTCCTCCGTCCTCCTTTGCTACCTTTATCCTGGGGGGTGCTCCTGGGGGCTTGGGCTCCTGTCTGGGTCCCTCACTCCGTCCTGCCATGAACCCCGGGGGCCACCTCTGCTCCGTACCCCTGGTGCTCCCCGGTCTACGTGCGTCTGTGTTGGCACCACTGCCCCCTGGAATCCGTGTCCCCCTCGGCTCCAGCCCCTGTCCGCTTCTCTGCCTCTCTGCACATGTTCTTCctgtccctgcccacccccagctctctccctgtctccccaTCTCCATCTCCCTAGGGGCCACATCTTTGTATCTGTCTCCCTGGATATGTTAATAAAACATCAGTGGTGAGAATGGCAATGGTTCACATCCGCTGAGAGTTGACTGTGACTTTACAGGAGTGAACTCACTGTCTCCCTGCGCAGGCGTTTGGGGAGGGTGCCTGGGgggtccccatttcacagacagagcAACTGAGGCACAGCACGGTGAAGCCACGTGTCCGAGGTCCCACACCTGCTGGGTGTCTCTCACCCCTGGTCCCTGTCTGTGCCTCTGGTCCTCTC
Above is a genomic segment from Ovis canadensis isolate MfBH-ARS-UI-01 breed Bighorn chromosome 14, ARS-UI_OviCan_v2, whole genome shotgun sequence containing:
- the TMEM190 gene encoding transmembrane protein 190 isoform X2, which gives rise to MGMESRDSSTHGVSSGGHPGSLQGQRTLGCEGDVWDRESCGGQAAIENPNLCLRLRCCYRDGVCYHQRPDENMRRKHMWALGWTCGGLLFLITSICLFWWARRHDMLRLPWFLKGKCNLSRTVSLLSKDRTPSEKKTPSVGSIPTAPPTEGTQDTSGGTEGEGTEGGEETEGGDEDD
- the TMEM190 gene encoding transmembrane protein 190 isoform X1 — encoded protein: MVGSGIPALGLLLLMQGSADGNGIQGFFYPWSCEGDVWDRESCGGQAAIENPNLCLRLRCCYRDGVCYHQRPDENMRRKHMWALGWTCGGLLFLITSICLFWWARRHDMLRLPWFLKGKCNLSRTVSLLSKDRTPSEKKTPSVGSIPTAPPTEGTQDTSGGTEGEGTEGGEETEGGDEDD
- the TMEM190 gene encoding transmembrane protein 190 isoform X4, whose product is MFTGGCEGDVWDRESCGGQAAIENPNLCLRLRCCYRDGVCYHQRPDENMRRKHMWALGWTCGGLLFLITSICLFWWARRHDMLRLPWFLKGKCNLSRTVSLLSKDRTPSEKKTPSVGSIPTAPPTEGTQDTSGGTEGEGTEGGEETEGGDEDD
- the TMEM190 gene encoding transmembrane protein 190 isoform X3, with amino-acid sequence MFTGDGNGIQGFFYPWSCEGDVWDRESCGGQAAIENPNLCLRLRCCYRDGVCYHQRPDENMRRKHMWALGWTCGGLLFLITSICLFWWARRHDMLRLPWFLKGKCNLSRTVSLLSKDRTPSEKKTPSVGSIPTAPPTEGTQDTSGGTEGEGTEGGEETEGGDEDD